The DNA region CCCACGACGCCGATGACGGTCTGCCGCGCGCCGCGCGACGGCCGCGGGGCGTGCCCGAGGCCCTCGATCTCGCGCAGGATCGCGCCGATCTGGGCGACGGTGGCGTCTTCACGCATGACGATGATCACGACGTTACCTCCCGGGCGGGCGGCGCGAGGGCCTCCCGCATCCCGTGCAGGAAATCGGCGACGCTGCGGACGCCGGACCGCGCGTCCGCCGCCGACTGCAGCAGCCGCACCAGGGCGCTGCCGACGATCACCCCGTCGGCCGCGCGGGCGACCCGCCGCGCGCCGTCGGGGTCGGCCACGCCGAAGCCGACGTAGCAGGGCAGGTCGGTG from bacterium includes:
- a CDS encoding tryptophan synthase subunit alpha, whose product is TDLPCYVGFGVADPDGARRVARAADGVIVGSALVRLLQSAADARSGVRSVADFLHGMREALAPPAREVTS